A section of the Mycoplasmopsis synoviae ATCC 25204 genome encodes:
- a CDS encoding phosphotransferase — MESKEKIEVGYTNISYKKGDLFIQEKTYNGFNHRLDLSELKKLDFVPELISDSEKEVTWKWIETQQLELSDENIKKIAHNFKKLHNSGCNFPKNNLSERIKKYLKIINSKNIKIDEINNFYSKVNLILSNMKGNAPLHNDIYQSNLLWGVDDKMYFVDWEYASMGDKHFDLAYFICAGHLSPEREKLLLETYEDYQEEYILQHKIVVYYLIILWVNAQPIKHFDDKPYIQKMLKAEEFFQKRKKEKFQ, encoded by the coding sequence ATGGAAAGTAAAGAAAAAATAGAAGTAGGTTATACTAATATTTCTTATAAAAAAGGTGATTTATTTATACAAGAAAAAACCTATAATGGATTTAATCACCGGTTAGATTTAAGCGAGCTTAAAAAGCTAGATTTTGTGCCAGAGCTTATCTCTGATAGTGAAAAAGAAGTTACCTGAAAATGAATCGAAACTCAGCAGTTAGAGCTTAGCGATGAAAATATTAAAAAGATAGCGCATAATTTTAAAAAGTTGCATAATTCTGGATGTAATTTTCCTAAAAATAATTTATCAGAGCGCATTAAAAAATATCTAAAAATTATTAATTCAAAAAATATTAAAATCGATGAAATTAATAATTTTTATTCTAAGGTAAATTTGATTCTATCTAACATGAAAGGAAATGCTCCGTTGCATAATGATATCTATCAAAGCAATCTATTATGAGGCGTTGATGATAAGATGTATTTTGTCGATTGAGAATACGCTTCAATGGGAGATAAGCATTTTGATCTAGCTTATTTTATTTGCGCCGGGCATTTATCACCTGAAAGAGAAAAGCTGCTGTTAGAAACCTATGAAGATTACCAAGAAGAATATATTTTGCAACATAAAATCGTGGTTTATTACTTGATAATTTTATGAGTAAACGCGCAACCTATTAAGCATTTTGATGATAAGCCCTACATTCAAAAAATGCTAAAAGCTGAAGAGTTTTTCCAAAAACGTAAAAAAGAAAAATTTCAATAA
- a CDS encoding DHH family phosphoesterase, with amino-acid sequence MKINSSKIAREAIEKYQNIIIFHHIRPDGDCLGSQFGLAELIRDNYPDKKVYCVGNNYNSFEFMDFKFDKFEDIDFSNSLAIVNDASSGDRIEEAQLLYENKTTAKLRIDHHPNDSDIKYDYLWVDSSYVAAAEMIAKLAYDSKWKVSQRASSFIYLGINTDSGRFLYPATSRRTYNLVSFLMKNKFHPSFILKNLSKRSLKGLKFTGHLLSNFQKDGRVLYYYASQETQKQFDLNSYEIAMFVNELANIENNLIWVLFIELEDKKVRGRLRSSGPQVNLIAKEFNGGGHENASGITLDSIDEIPKVLAKLNAEILKYENGN; translated from the coding sequence ATGAAAATTAATTCATCAAAAATTGCAAGAGAGGCAATTGAAAAATATCAAAATATTATTATCTTTCATCATATTCGTCCTGATGGAGACTGCCTTGGATCTCAATTTGGACTAGCAGAATTAATAAGAGATAACTATCCAGATAAAAAAGTATATTGCGTTGGAAATAACTACAATTCATTTGAATTTATGGATTTTAAATTTGATAAATTCGAAGACATAGACTTTTCAAATTCACTAGCTATAGTTAACGATGCGTCAAGCGGTGATAGAATCGAAGAAGCGCAGCTTTTATACGAAAATAAAACAACAGCTAAGCTTAGAATAGATCACCATCCTAATGATTCAGATATTAAATACGATTATCTATGAGTAGATTCAAGCTACGTGGCTGCCGCTGAAATGATCGCTAAGCTTGCCTATGATTCAAAATGAAAAGTAAGCCAAAGAGCTTCTAGTTTTATATACTTAGGAATAAATACCGATTCTGGAAGATTTTTATATCCAGCTACTAGTAGAAGAACTTATAATCTAGTTAGCTTTTTAATGAAAAATAAATTTCATCCTAGTTTTATTTTAAAAAACCTTTCAAAAAGAAGTTTAAAAGGGCTAAAATTCACCGGACATTTACTATCTAATTTTCAAAAAGATGGAAGAGTTTTATATTACTATGCTAGCCAAGAAACTCAAAAACAATTTGATTTAAATTCATATGAAATTGCAATGTTTGTTAATGAACTTGCAAACATTGAAAATAATTTAATTTGAGTTTTATTTATCGAACTTGAAGATAAAAAAGTTAGAGGTCGTCTAAGATCTAGCGGCCCTCAAGTTAATTTAATAGCTAAAGAATTCAATGGCGGAGGCCATGAAAATGCCTCAGGAATTACTTTAGATAGCATTGATGAAATTCCTAAAGTATTAGCAAAATTAAATGCAGAGATTTTAAAATATGAAAATGGTAATTAA
- a CDS encoding DHH family phosphoesterase, translated as MVINSHKLAVEKIKQHNSIVIFHHVIPDGDCLGSQFGLKNLLQDNFPDKKIYCVGDSKNNFQFLDIKMDNNLVTEEVMKNSLAIVVDTSDKKWVENSYLLDKNLFLEVLRIDHHPNDEDNLNTKLKWVDSSYVACDEMIAHMALLENWKISKKAAEFLYLGINTDSGRFLFSNTSARTFHILWKLYETGFDANKLLLNMSLVSKDDFQYNAFLINSLKTYQNVAYIVTKQTDLKRFNKCSDDAVNVNLIANINGHPIWVQFIEMEDGKIKVKARSNGPSVRNICQEYNGGGHERASGCVLDSFSDIKGFLARCQQEIKTQ; from the coding sequence ATGGTAATTAATTCACATAAATTAGCAGTAGAAAAAATAAAGCAGCACAATTCAATTGTTATTTTTCATCACGTAATTCCTGATGGAGACTGCCTTGGATCTCAATTTGGTCTTAAGAATTTACTTCAAGATAATTTTCCTGATAAAAAAATTTATTGCGTAGGTGATTCTAAAAATAACTTCCAATTTTTAGATATTAAAATGGATAACAATCTAGTAACTGAAGAAGTTATGAAAAACTCACTTGCTATCGTGGTAGACACCAGCGATAAAAAATGAGTTGAAAATTCGTATCTATTAGATAAAAACTTATTTTTAGAAGTTTTAAGAATAGATCATCATCCTAACGATGAAGATAATCTAAATACCAAGCTTAAATGAGTAGATTCAAGCTATGTGGCTTGCGATGAAATGATCGCTCACATGGCCCTTTTAGAAAACTGAAAAATATCTAAAAAAGCAGCTGAATTTTTATATCTAGGAATTAATACTGATTCAGGAAGATTTTTATTTTCAAATACCAGCGCTAGAACTTTTCATATTTTATGAAAGCTCTACGAAACCGGTTTTGACGCCAATAAGCTTCTTCTTAATATGTCACTAGTTTCTAAAGATGACTTTCAATATAACGCATTTTTAATTAATAGCTTAAAAACATATCAAAACGTAGCTTATATAGTAACTAAGCAAACAGATCTTAAAAGATTTAACAAGTGTTCCGATGATGCGGTTAACGTTAATTTAATAGCTAATATTAATGGACATCCAATTTGAGTTCAATTTATTGAAATGGAAGATGGCAAAATTAAAGTTAAAGCCAGATCAAATGGTCCTAGCGTTAGAAATATCTGCCAAGAATATAATGGCGGAGGCCACGAAAGAGCTAGTGGCTGCGTTTTAGATAGCTTTAGCGATATTAAGGGCTTTTTAGCTAGATGCCAGCAAGAAATAAAAACACAATAA
- a CDS encoding class-II aminoacyl-tRNA synthetase family protein, translating to MDKELNFNTYKHQRQDLLLELETNLVKKLNLVKKTPPVKLSGNFGNENNYVEFFVKDFSQYTSQLYKWNKISLKNFDKYEGLYNMPGPYYLNESGQYSYNAKLLSWAQVIDYSDRNLVFLKKSANKVFLALKATEKFFVKKYSLSKKLGEKVFLITTDMLYKQYPNLDASQREDEITKEHKVVFVYKIGYNLPDKKPHSEKVFDDHDWKLNGDLFFYDEENKKAVKLANLGISVDEINLLKQKVYLKLSDTTLDRYHHEVLARSLPYSISGEIFQDQLIELFLGTKQESNNGK from the coding sequence ATGGATAAAGAATTAAATTTTAATACCTACAAACACCAAAGACAAGATCTTTTACTTGAACTTGAAACTAATTTAGTTAAAAAACTAAATTTAGTTAAAAAAACTCCACCGGTAAAACTTAGTGGAAATTTTGGCAACGAAAATAACTACGTTGAGTTTTTTGTCAAAGACTTTTCTCAATATACAAGCCAGCTATATAAGTGAAATAAAATTTCGCTTAAAAACTTTGATAAATATGAAGGTTTATATAATATGCCAGGACCATATTATTTAAATGAATCTGGTCAATATAGCTACAACGCTAAATTATTGTCATGAGCGCAAGTTATAGATTATAGCGATAGAAACCTTGTCTTTTTAAAAAAGAGCGCAAATAAAGTATTTTTAGCGCTTAAAGCTACTGAAAAGTTTTTTGTTAAAAAGTATAGTCTTTCTAAAAAGCTAGGTGAAAAGGTTTTTTTAATTACTACCGATATGCTTTATAAGCAATATCCTAATTTAGATGCATCACAAAGAGAAGATGAAATAACCAAAGAACATAAAGTAGTTTTTGTTTATAAAATAGGATATAACCTTCCAGATAAAAAGCCTCACTCAGAAAAAGTCTTTGACGATCATGATTGAAAATTAAATGGTGATTTATTTTTCTATGATGAGGAAAATAAAAAGGCTGTTAAGCTTGCAAATCTTGGAATAAGCGTTGATGAAATAAATTTATTAAAGCAAAAAGTTTATCTAAAACTTAGCGATACTACTTTAGATAGATATCATCATGAAGTATTGGCGCGAAGCTTGCCATATTCAATTTCAGGAGAAATTTTTCAAGATCAATTAATAGAGCTTTTTTTAGGAACAAAACAAGAAAGTAATAATGGAAAGTAA